A genomic window from Nerophis ophidion isolate RoL-2023_Sa linkage group LG22, RoL_Noph_v1.0, whole genome shotgun sequence includes:
- the LOC133540931 gene encoding large ribosomal subunit protein mL54-like: protein MSHASMVSIMLVFAVNMSSRSLFGFASLTTHNVLLTLRRSNPLNKLQACGYAKKVAAKGKGKGSVKEELKGPEVCKDPVRLTTYAVGANIYKQGEDPKLKPPEEYPEWLFHINLGPACQLNQLQEDTWEYWKRLRKETI from the exons ATGTCACACGCTAGCATGGTTAGCATCATGCTAGTGTTTGCAGTCAACATGTCTAGTCGCTCTTTGTTCGGCTTTGCTTCATTAACCACACACAATGTCCTACTAACGCTGCGCAGGAGTAACCCTCTAAACAAACTACAAGCCTGCGGATATGCGAAGAAAGTTG CGGCCAAAGGCAAAGGAAAAGGTTCGGTGAAGGAAGAGCTGAAGGGACCCGAAGTCTGCAAGGACCCAGTGCGACTGACCACTTACGCAGTGGGGGCCAACATCTACAAGCAAGGAGAAGACCCCAAACTGAAGCCTCCTGAAGAGTACCCAGAGTG GCTCTTCCACATCAACCTGGGACCTGCATGCCAGCTTAACCAGCTGCAGGAAGACACCTGGGAGTACTGGAAGCGCCTCCGCAAGGAAACCatttga